One genomic region from Larus michahellis unplaced genomic scaffold, bLarMic1.1 SCAFFOLD_78, whole genome shotgun sequence encodes:
- the LOC141736964 gene encoding tubulin alpha chain-like, translating into MKSAPGPFSLRGGSVLALLPRAEVGWGSPSSSPLAGTIVSQIVSSITASLRFDGALSVNLAEFQTKLVPYPHTHVPLAAYAPIISAKKAYHEQLLLAEITNACLEPANQMVKCDPRHGKYMACCLLYRGDVVPKDVKAAITTIKSKRSIQFVDWCPTGFKVGINYQPPTVVPGGHLAKVQRAVCVLSNTTGIAEAWALLDHNFDVMYAKRVFVHWYVGEGMEEGELSEAWEDTAALEKDYEELGVDSVEGEREEEGEEY; encoded by the coding sequence atgaaatccgcgccaggccccttctctctgcgTGGAGGGTCtgtcctggccctgctgccgagggcagaggtggggtgggggtcccccagctCGTCCCCCTTGGCTGGGACGATCGTCAGCCAGATCGTGTCCTCCATCACGGCCTCCCTGCGCTTCGATGGGGCCCTCAGTGTCAACCTGGCGGAGTTCCAGACCAAGCTGGTGCCATACCCTCACACCCACGTCCCACTGGCTGCCTACGCCCCCATCATCTCGGCCAAGAAGGCTTATCATGAGCAGCTGTTGCTGGCCGAGATCACCAACGCCTGCTTGGAGCCGGCCAACCAGATGGTGAAGTGTGACCCGCGGCACGGCAAGTACATGGCGTGCTGCCTGCTGTACCGCGGGGACGTGGTGCCCAAGGATGTCAAGGCCGCCATCACCACCATCAAAAGCAAGCGTAGCATCCAGTTTGTGGACTGGTGCCCCACAGGTTTCAAGGTGGGCATCAACTACCAGCCGCCCACGGTGGTGCCCGGGGGGCACCTGGCCAAGGTGCAGCgcgctgtgtgtgtgctgagcaACACCACGGGCATTGCCGAGGCCTGGGCCCTCCTGGACCACAACTTTGACGTGATGTATGCCAAGCGGGTGTTCGTGCACTGGTACGTgggggagggcatggaggaggggGAGCTCTCAGAGGCCTGGGAGGACACGGCTGCCCTGGAGAAGGATTATGAGGAGCTGGGGGTGGATTCagtggaaggggagagagaggaggaaggggaggaatacTAA